Sequence from the Saccharopolyspora pogona genome:
AGTACGACCACATCATCCCGGTCGCGCTCGGCGGCAGCTCGACCGAGGAGAACCTCCAACTGCTGTGTGCCCAGTGCAACCAGTCGAAGGGCGCGAACCTCTGAGGGCTCTACCGGTTGGTTAGAGCCACGATTTCCGGTGAGCGGCTGATCCCCACCTCGTCGCGGAACCGGCGGGCGAACGTGCGGCCGCTCATCCGCGCGTGCCCGGCGAGATCGACCAGCGTCAGCGGCAGGTGGAGGTTCGCGGTGGCCCAATCCCTGGTCGGCGCGGTGCCGCTCTCGGACGGTTCGGGGCCGGCTGCTCGATGTACTGCGCCTGACCGCCATCGCGCCACGGCGGCACAACGCATTTCCGCGCCACCTGGTTGGCCACCTCGCTGACGTGGTCCGCGCGCACGATGTGCAGATGCTGCGGGAGGTGCAGCTCGAACGCCCCGTTCCGGGCCTGAGCGAACTGCTGATCCGGGTGCGCGCCGCCGGGCTCAACCCGACCGACTGGAAGCACCGCGCCAACGAGATGTTCATCGGGAAGCCGCCGTTCGTCCTCGGCTGGGACGTCTCGGGCGTCGTCGAGGAGGTCGGGACCGGCGTCACCCTGCACAAACCCGGTGACGAGGTCTTCGGGATGCTGCCCTACCCGCACGGCGTGGGCTCGCACGCCGAGTACGTGACCGGCCCGGGGCGGGTATTCGTGCCCAAGCCGTCCAATGTGGACCACGTGCAAGCGGGCGCCATCCCGCTCGCCACGCTGACCGCCTGGCAGGCGTTGGTGGAGACCGCGCAGTTGCAGGCCGGGCAGCGCGTCCTGATCCACGCGGCCGCAGGTGGGGTCGGACACTTCGCCGTGCAGATCGCCAAGGCGCGAGGTGCGCACGCATCGCGACGGCCAGCGCGGGCAAGCACGAATTCCTGCGAGGCCTGGGCGCCGACGATCTGATCGACTACCGGGAGGTCGATTTCGCGGACGTCGTCAGCGATGTCGACGTCGTGCTGGACCCCATCGCGGGCGACACCCGCGCCCGTTCCCTGCGGACCCTCAGGCGAGGTGGCGTCCTGGTCTCCATCCTGCCGTTCGGGCGGGAGGCGATTGCCGCCGAGGCAGAACGGCTTGGAGTGCGGGTGGAGCTGATGCTCGTCGTGGGCGGTCAGGCGGGCATGCGCGCCGTCGCCGAACTCGTCGAATCCGGCCGACTGCGCGTGGCGATCGCGGGCGTGTTCCCGCTGGCGGAGGCGGCCAAAGCGCACGCTCTCGGCGAAACCAACCGCACAACCGGGAAACTGGTGCTCTCGGTGGAGTGATGCGGCGCGATCATGCCACGGAAAGCCGCTCGCGGGTCTCGACGACCCTCGGCGACCACGGGGCCAGCTCCTCGGCCTTGGCCAACGCGACCCGCGCGGCGGCGTTGTCGTGGCAAGCCATGTGCGCGCGGGCGAGCGTGACGAGGTCGTCGGCGCGGGATAGCGGTGAGTGGTTGTAGGCGGCTCCGGTCGTGGCGAGGCGGACGGCGCGGTCCGCCTCGCCCTCGATCAGCGCGAGCAGTCCGCTCGCACCGCTGAGCTCGAACTCCGGGAAGCCGAGCCGGATCGCGTCGTCGAGTGCCTTCTTCGCGGTCGGCAGCAAGGTTTCCGCAGGCAGCTGACCGGCCTCCACTGCCTTGAAACCGAGGCCCGCGAGGCCCGCCAGCACGTAGGACATCTTGCGCGGTGGGAGTTCGTCGTTCTCCGCCAGGTTCTTCAGCATCAGCAGAACCCCCGGCGCGTATTCGCCGCGGGACTCCATCACGGCGGCCTGGCACGAGATCGTGGCGTTCAAACCCGGGTACTTCGCGGCGAGTTCATCGGCATGCGTCTGCGCGCGCTCGATGGCACCTTCGCGCAGGGCCTCGTAAGCGCGGGCGGCCATCGGTGCGGCCAGGAAATCGGTGCGTTCGGGGTCGCGCATGCGCGGCAGCGAGAAGAGCAACCAACCGGTCGAGGTGGTCAGCGGAACCCGCCTCGGCCACAACTTGTAGAGCATGAGCGGCGTTGCGGCGAGCACGAAACAGCGGCCGAACGGACCGTCGGCGAGCAACCAGCCGACCACGACGACGGCGACACCGACCAGCGCCGACAGCAGGCCCGCCAGCCAGCAACGCAGGATGACCGGGGAACGCCACGGACCGATCTGCGAGCGCAACGTGACTGGCAGCCAGCGGATCGTGAAGGTCACCCGGCCGATCTGCCACGACGCGACCTCCCGCATTGCGCCGAACACCACGTGCCGGACCCGTAGCCCGAAAACCACCGAGCCCACGAGCAAACCCAGCTGGGTAGCCATCGGCAGCAAGATCACCCCGGCCAGGGCGCCGAGCCAGCCGACGGCGGCGCCGACCGGGCCGGTGCCCGCGACCAGCTCCACGGCCGCTACCGCTACCGCGCCCACGACGGCGGTCACGACCCAAGGGCGGAACAAAAGACTCTGAGCTCGCACAAGGTTGGAAGCGTACGG
This genomic interval carries:
- a CDS encoding NADP-dependent oxidoreductase, yielding MLREVQLERPVPGLSELLIRVRAAGLNPTDWKHRANEMFIGKPPFVLGWDVSGVVEEVGTGVTLHKPGDEVFGMLPYPHGVGSHAEYVTGPGRVFVPKPSNVDHVQAGAIPLATLTAWQALVETAQLQAGQRVLIHAAAGGVGHFAVQIAKARGAHASRRPARASTNSCEAWAPTI
- a CDS encoding zinc-binding dehydrogenase; the protein is MDYREVDFADVVSDVDVVLDPIAGDTRARSLRTLRRGGVLVSILPFGREAIAAEAERLGVRVELMLVVGGQAGMRAVAELVESGRLRVAIAGVFPLAEAAKAHALGETNRTTGKLVLSVE